A single region of the Elizabethkingia sp. JS20170427COW genome encodes:
- a CDS encoding TolC family protein — MEKLLLCSLYMVLYNTIQAQDHLKISSSEAETIFLQNNLSLISEKLKIEEQKAEVLQAKLWPNPQFTVGEINLWKNKTVESSPPFFGNFGRNQQVAFELNQLIQTAGKRKKLIAIEQVEVSKAEQYFEELLRVLKLELRSDIIELYHLQQNIALYQHLVEGISTLTKAYQKQFDKGYIAKAEVIRLKAQQLELNNEIANLTQQALEVQQKLRTLLRTDPSTQIEIQELSPFYDEDYLDIPLDQLEKKALDNRPDYQLALLDEEASQKQLSYERAQKIPDITLGINYDRNGSTMLNFVGVGFSIDLPLFNKNQGNIKKATIAIEKARIQKEQTQNTLTTEVHLAYQALQHAIDFYKKMDANLENDIDTLLKNYTKHFTIRNINLLEFIDFSTAYLNHKKLILDAQKNIRQKTEELNFYVGTDL; from the coding sequence ATGGAAAAACTCCTTCTCTGTAGTCTGTACATGGTATTGTACAACACCATACAAGCCCAGGATCACCTTAAAATATCTTCATCAGAAGCAGAAACTATTTTCTTGCAAAATAATCTTTCTTTAATTTCTGAAAAATTAAAAATTGAAGAACAAAAAGCCGAAGTGCTCCAAGCAAAACTATGGCCTAACCCTCAATTTACCGTAGGAGAAATCAACCTTTGGAAAAATAAGACCGTAGAATCTTCTCCTCCATTTTTTGGGAATTTTGGAAGAAATCAACAAGTAGCCTTCGAGCTCAACCAACTCATCCAAACCGCAGGAAAGCGCAAAAAGCTTATTGCCATAGAGCAGGTAGAGGTTTCTAAAGCAGAACAGTATTTTGAAGAATTACTAAGAGTACTAAAATTAGAATTGCGAAGTGATATTATAGAACTATACCACCTTCAACAAAACATTGCTCTTTACCAACATCTCGTAGAAGGAATATCCACTCTTACAAAAGCTTACCAAAAACAGTTTGACAAAGGATATATTGCCAAAGCTGAGGTAATACGCCTAAAAGCTCAACAGCTAGAGCTGAATAACGAAATTGCAAATTTGACACAACAAGCTCTTGAAGTTCAACAAAAACTACGGACACTTCTTCGTACAGATCCTTCTACACAGATAGAAATCCAAGAATTATCTCCCTTTTATGATGAAGATTATTTAGATATTCCCCTAGACCAACTCGAGAAAAAAGCATTGGACAATCGCCCCGATTACCAACTCGCCTTGTTAGATGAAGAAGCTTCCCAAAAACAGTTATCCTATGAAAGAGCTCAAAAAATACCAGACATCACCCTTGGGATTAATTACGACCGGAATGGGAGTACTATGCTTAATTTTGTAGGAGTAGGCTTCTCTATAGACCTTCCCCTTTTCAACAAAAACCAAGGAAATATAAAAAAGGCAACAATTGCTATTGAAAAGGCAAGGATACAAAAAGAACAAACTCAAAATACGCTAACCACAGAGGTTCATCTCGCCTATCAAGCTTTACAACATGCGATAGATTTTTATAAAAAAATGGATGCTAATTTGGAAAATGATATAGATACGCTTTTAAAAAATTATACCAAACACTTTACCATCCGAAATATCAATTTATTAGAATTTATCGACTTCTCTACAGCTTATCTTAATCATAAGAAGTTAATTCTAGATGCACAAAAAAATATTCGCCAAAAAACTGAAGAACTAAACTTTTATGTTGGTACCGACCTATAA
- a CDS encoding sensor histidine kinase KdpD produces MKIRDKILIYFSSTVILITGISLVAIFILFSAHREEEFQQQQFSKIKHSISLIEDFGQISSKLSSLLDKQDIHDFYDEKMLIYDSQKELVFSSIDSLNIAKSEAILHQLSISNRWIETKENGYDIIGVYIESNHKGFYGISKAYDYFGYSKRDFLMKILTLIFIATIIVVLCISFYLSHIISQPISQLTSKIGNYHLNDELQPPLEIKTNTFELQELAKKFNLLLKRSNESFIFQKNSIQHISHELKTPISVLVSELEKLQNSNSLELIKSGLYLQTQKAKSLGEIINVLLQISKVEASQSLPTTKIRVDEVVFNSIAEINILYPKFNFEIHFTPDSFREEFLIIQANESLIIQAFLNLLINAVHYSDNGKAKIIFDSSAEQLALHISNSGKTLSQEEQVYIYSHFFRGSNSQQHQGSGLGLALTQKIFALHHIEISYHAIPGKENIFSILFPTP; encoded by the coding sequence ATGAAGATTAGAGACAAAATTTTAATTTACTTTTCCAGCACCGTTATTCTTATCACTGGGATTTCTCTTGTGGCCATCTTCATTTTGTTTTCCGCCCACCGCGAGGAGGAGTTCCAACAGCAACAATTTTCAAAAATAAAACATAGTATCAGCCTTATTGAAGATTTTGGGCAAATTAGCTCCAAATTGTCTTCGCTCCTCGACAAACAGGATATTCATGATTTTTATGATGAGAAAATGCTGATCTACGACTCCCAAAAAGAGCTCGTCTTCTCAAGTATCGACAGCTTAAATATCGCAAAATCCGAGGCTATACTTCACCAACTCTCTATCTCCAACCGATGGATAGAGACCAAAGAAAATGGCTACGACATCATCGGGGTATATATAGAAAGCAACCACAAAGGCTTTTATGGCATTAGCAAGGCATATGATTATTTTGGATATTCCAAGAGGGATTTTCTAATGAAAATACTCACCCTCATTTTTATAGCTACAATTATTGTTGTTTTATGCATTTCCTTTTACCTATCTCATATTATCTCTCAACCTATCTCTCAGCTCACTTCTAAAATTGGCAACTATCACCTAAACGATGAGCTACAACCTCCTTTAGAAATAAAAACCAATACCTTCGAGCTACAAGAGCTGGCTAAAAAATTCAACCTACTTCTTAAAAGGTCTAATGAATCTTTTATCTTCCAGAAAAATAGTATTCAGCACATTTCGCATGAGTTAAAAACACCTATCTCTGTCTTGGTTTCAGAACTAGAAAAATTACAAAATTCAAATTCTTTAGAGCTTATAAAATCAGGATTATACCTACAGACACAAAAGGCAAAATCTCTAGGAGAAATCATCAATGTTTTACTGCAAATTTCAAAAGTAGAAGCAAGCCAAAGTCTTCCTACAACAAAAATAAGAGTAGACGAAGTGGTTTTTAATTCCATTGCTGAAATCAATATACTTTATCCTAAATTTAATTTTGAAATCCATTTTACACCCGATTCCTTCAGAGAAGAATTTTTAATCATCCAAGCCAATGAATCGCTAATTATCCAAGCTTTCTTAAATCTACTTATCAACGCTGTACACTATTCCGACAATGGTAAGGCAAAAATTATTTTCGACAGCTCTGCAGAGCAGCTTGCCCTTCACATTTCCAATTCAGGAAAGACTTTATCACAGGAAGAGCAGGTATATATCTATTCTCATTTCTTTAGAGGCAGCAACTCTCAACAACATCAAGGTTCTGGTCTAGGACTTGCTCTTACCCAGAAAATATTTGCTCTTCATCATATCGAGATTAGCTATCACGCTATTCCTGGAAAAGAAAATATTTTCAGTATTTTATTTCCTACTCCTTAA
- a CDS encoding response regulator transcription factor, protein MKILVIEDEATLNQNICEALQSESFEVHSVYDGLLAERFLKKDSFDCIILDINLPQKNGYDVCKDFRIYNSHTPILILTAFDELEDKIKGFNYGADDYLTKPFFMKELMMRVKALIKRSKTSSPSSSKAIVSVGDISIHKSLKKVSRGETEIPLTPREYQILLKLCETPGEIVSKNELIKEIWGNSFDINTNTVEVYVNFLRNKIDKPFHKNTIKTKVGYGYYLDTSE, encoded by the coding sequence ATGAAAATCCTAGTAATAGAAGATGAGGCAACCCTTAATCAAAACATCTGCGAAGCTCTACAATCTGAGAGCTTTGAAGTGCACTCTGTTTATGATGGTCTTTTGGCTGAAAGATTTCTTAAGAAAGATTCTTTTGATTGCATTATCCTCGATATTAATCTTCCTCAAAAAAACGGTTATGATGTGTGCAAAGATTTTCGCATCTATAACTCCCACACCCCAATACTAATCCTAACAGCTTTTGATGAACTCGAGGACAAGATAAAAGGCTTCAACTATGGCGCTGATGATTATTTAACCAAGCCTTTCTTTATGAAAGAGCTAATGATGAGAGTAAAAGCATTGATAAAAAGAAGTAAAACCTCATCCCCTTCTTCTTCCAAAGCAATTGTTTCGGTTGGTGATATCTCCATCCACAAATCTTTAAAAAAAGTAAGCCGAGGCGAAACCGAAATCCCTCTAACCCCACGAGAATACCAAATCCTACTAAAACTATGCGAAACTCCTGGAGAAATCGTTTCGAAAAATGAACTTATCAAAGAAATATGGGGAAACTCCTTTGATATCAACACCAATACTGTTGAAGTATACGTTAATTTTTTAAGAAATAAAATTGATAAACCCTTTCATAAAAACACCATAAAAACAAAAGTAGGATATGGCTACTACCTAGATACTTCTGAATAA
- a CDS encoding GLPGLI family protein: MKIKYTVLLFNLCFCLFSAQNTKFIYDFKYKTNSNKKDFTQNKTILDIQGNKVQYYEQRAIKCDSINQNSSINSQSMYSYPFPKISRELGGNIHLNYNLLGSTYWKFSSTDPIQWTLDQETKTKNQWTLQKATTHFGGRNWMAWFTQEIPISEGPYKFVGLPGLVVELYDDAHNFEFELVKVEKNNKAVPDLVERVFKKKPLLISFEKYQSLLLNSYQDPYAHYRSMKPGSWAIIHNDKEVNSVEGLNQMTKESQELFRKNYNPIEIDKAISL; encoded by the coding sequence ATGAAAATAAAATATACGGTTCTACTATTTAACTTATGTTTCTGCTTATTTTCAGCACAAAACACAAAGTTTATTTACGACTTTAAATACAAAACCAATTCTAACAAAAAAGATTTCACCCAGAATAAAACCATTTTGGACATCCAAGGAAACAAAGTACAGTATTATGAGCAAAGGGCTATAAAATGTGATTCTATCAACCAAAATAGTTCTATTAACTCCCAAAGCATGTATAGTTATCCTTTCCCAAAAATCTCTAGAGAGCTTGGCGGTAACATACATCTTAATTACAATCTACTCGGCAGCACCTATTGGAAATTTTCCTCTACCGATCCTATACAATGGACTTTAGATCAGGAAACTAAAACCAAAAACCAATGGACGCTTCAAAAGGCAACTACCCACTTCGGAGGGAGAAATTGGATGGCTTGGTTTACTCAAGAAATTCCTATTTCTGAAGGACCTTATAAATTTGTAGGACTCCCAGGACTTGTCGTAGAGTTGTATGACGACGCACACAATTTTGAATTTGAACTCGTAAAAGTCGAAAAAAATAACAAAGCTGTCCCCGATCTTGTAGAAAGAGTTTTCAAGAAAAAGCCATTACTCATTAGTTTCGAAAAATACCAATCCTTACTTCTTAACAGTTACCAAGATCCCTACGCTCATTATAGAAGCATGAAGCCTGGCTCTTGGGCTATCATCCATAATGACAAAGAAGTAAACAGTGTTGAAGGACTTAACCAAATGACCAAAGAAAGCCAAGAACTATTTAGAAAAAATTACAATCCTATTGAAATCGACAAAGCGATATCGTTGTGA
- a CDS encoding sulfite exporter TauE/SafE family protein produces the protein MTESFVLLSLLGFGIGTLGTLIGAGGGFILVPILILFYPQLSPESITAISMAVVAANASVGSLAYMRSKRIDYKAGFIFALATIPGSILGVLTTKTIPKHQFDLIFGIVLFMLSIFLFFKGGKEKKNSNSTKKSGRIHQKIIDKYGETYEYVYNMKYGIILSIFVGFFSPLLGIGGGIIHVPAMVEWLQFPVHIATATSHFILAIMSTVSVVVHYFEGSYHNPLVVKMVGALILGVIPGAFLGANLSRKVKGNFIIKALAISLALVGIRILFSAF, from the coding sequence ATGACAGAAAGCTTTGTGCTCTTATCCCTATTAGGTTTTGGCATCGGAACTTTAGGTACCCTTATTGGTGCTGGTGGAGGATTTATTTTAGTACCTATCCTCATCCTTTTTTACCCTCAACTGTCTCCTGAAAGCATCACGGCTATTTCTATGGCTGTTGTAGCAGCCAACGCATCAGTAGGATCTTTGGCGTATATGAGGTCTAAAAGAATCGATTATAAAGCAGGATTTATCTTTGCCCTTGCTACCATACCTGGATCTATTTTAGGAGTGTTAACCACAAAAACCATCCCCAAGCATCAATTCGATTTAATTTTCGGAATTGTGCTTTTTATGCTTTCTATATTCTTATTCTTCAAAGGAGGAAAAGAGAAAAAAAACAGCAATAGTACTAAGAAGTCTGGTCGTATTCATCAAAAAATCATCGATAAATATGGAGAGACCTATGAGTATGTTTACAATATGAAATATGGGATTATCCTCAGTATTTTTGTAGGTTTCTTTTCCCCTCTTTTAGGAATTGGCGGCGGAATTATCCACGTCCCTGCAATGGTTGAATGGCTACAATTCCCAGTACATATTGCCACGGCTACCTCTCATTTTATTTTAGCCATTATGTCCACGGTAAGTGTGGTTGTCCATTATTTTGAAGGAAGTTATCACAATCCTTTAGTAGTAAAAATGGTAGGGGCTCTTATACTTGGGGTAATACCAGGAGCTTTCCTAGGAGCCAATCTTTCCAGAAAAGTGAAAGGAAACTTTATTATAAAAGCATTGGCAATTTCTTTAGCATTGGTAGGAATCCGAATTTTATTTTCGGCTTTTTAA
- the murC gene encoding UDP-N-acetylmuramate--L-alanine ligase yields MKTHFIAIGGSAMHNLAIALKDKGYQVTGSDDAIFEPSKSRLEKRGLLPQQMGWDPSKITQDLDAVILGMHAHADNPELAKAKELGLKIYSYPEFLYEQSKSKTRVVIGGSHGKTTITSMILHVLHFHGKEVDFMVGAQLEGFDVMVKLSEDNDFMVLEGDEYLSSTLDPRSKFLLYQPNIALISGIAWDHINVFKTFDDYIEQFRKFVATITPGGVLVYNEEDEEVVKVVNASENYFRKIPYRTPEYEMIDGKVNLITDLGNIPLSIFGKHNLLNLEGAKHICQQLGIMEEEFYEAIMSFTGASKRLEKINRVDGGILYKDFAHAPSKVKATVGAFKEQFPQQKKYAFLELHTYSSLNPEFLGQYKDCLEGVEEAVVFYSEEALKIKRMEAISPEMIKTAFNNSKIRVFTHVEDLHQYWKTLDKKEGAFLMMSSGNFGSLDLTK; encoded by the coding sequence TTGAAAACTCATTTTATAGCGATTGGAGGCAGTGCTATGCATAATTTAGCAATTGCCCTCAAAGATAAAGGATATCAAGTAACAGGTTCGGATGATGCTATTTTTGAACCTTCAAAATCAAGATTGGAAAAAAGAGGGCTTTTACCTCAACAGATGGGTTGGGATCCTAGCAAAATAACCCAAGATTTGGATGCCGTTATTTTAGGAATGCATGCCCATGCTGATAATCCAGAACTTGCAAAAGCTAAAGAATTGGGGCTTAAGATCTACTCTTATCCAGAATTTCTTTATGAACAATCCAAATCCAAAACCCGTGTAGTCATAGGAGGTTCTCATGGGAAAACTACCATTACTTCTATGATTTTACATGTTTTGCACTTTCATGGCAAAGAGGTAGATTTTATGGTTGGGGCCCAATTAGAAGGTTTTGATGTAATGGTGAAACTGAGTGAAGATAATGATTTCATGGTGTTAGAAGGGGATGAGTACCTTTCTTCAACTCTAGATCCTCGATCTAAGTTCTTATTATATCAGCCTAATATTGCATTAATTAGCGGAATCGCTTGGGATCATATCAACGTATTCAAAACTTTTGATGATTATATAGAGCAATTCAGAAAATTTGTAGCAACCATTACCCCTGGTGGAGTATTGGTGTATAATGAAGAGGATGAAGAAGTGGTAAAAGTAGTTAACGCTAGTGAAAACTACTTCAGAAAGATCCCTTACAGAACTCCTGAGTATGAGATGATAGATGGTAAGGTAAACCTTATTACGGACTTAGGAAATATACCTCTTTCTATTTTCGGGAAGCATAATCTTTTGAATTTGGAGGGAGCAAAACATATCTGCCAACAGCTAGGCATTATGGAAGAGGAGTTTTATGAAGCAATTATGAGCTTTACTGGAGCTTCCAAACGCTTAGAAAAAATCAACCGTGTGGATGGTGGCATCTTATATAAAGACTTTGCTCATGCTCCTTCTAAAGTAAAAGCAACAGTGGGAGCTTTTAAAGAGCAGTTTCCTCAACAAAAAAAATACGCCTTTTTGGAACTGCATACCTATAGTAGCTTGAATCCTGAATTCTTAGGACAGTATAAAGACTGCTTGGAAGGAGTAGAAGAAGCCGTAGTATTTTATTCCGAAGAAGCTTTAAAAATAAAGAGAATGGAAGCTATTTCGCCAGAAATGATTAAAACAGCTTTCAATAATTCCAAAATTAGAGTTTTTACCCATGTAGAAGATCTTCATCAATACTGGAAAACTTTAGATAAAAAGGAAGGAGCTTTTCTGATGATGAGTTCTGGTAATTTTGGAAGCTTGGATTTAACAAAATAA
- a CDS encoding homogentisate 1,2-dioxygenase has translation MSYQNKGKIPEKRHTVFKSEKGEFYHEQLFGTEGFHGISSLLYHLHAPTQIKNIGKSVEVTPKIAVEKNITPRRIQGMKIAPENDYLESRKVLMLNGDLQMGIAKPHHPMQDYFYKNAEWDELLFIQKGQGILKTFVGDLEFDNGDYLIIPRGTIYQIQFKDEDNIIFFLESQSPIYTPKRYRNEFGQLLEHSPFCERDFVAPTLQEAKDEVGDFLIKVKKHNQITDITYATHPFDVVGWDGYFYPYKFNIRNFEPITGRIHQPPPVHQTFEGHNFVVCSFVPRLYDYHPLAIPAPYNHSNIDSDEVLFYVEGDFMSRNHIDLCDFTLHPGGIPHGPHPGAMERSIGQKKTEEYAVMVDPFRPLMLTDEALKVEDVNYKHSWIK, from the coding sequence ATGAGCTATCAAAATAAAGGAAAAATACCAGAAAAAAGACATACTGTTTTTAAATCTGAAAAAGGAGAATTTTACCATGAACAGCTTTTCGGTACCGAGGGTTTTCATGGTATTTCATCATTACTCTACCATTTGCACGCCCCAACTCAAATTAAAAATATTGGGAAATCGGTAGAGGTTACTCCTAAGATAGCTGTAGAAAAAAACATCACTCCAAGAAGAATACAAGGGATGAAGATAGCTCCAGAAAATGATTATCTGGAGAGTAGAAAAGTATTGATGTTGAATGGGGATTTACAAATGGGAATTGCCAAACCTCACCATCCCATGCAAGATTATTTTTATAAAAATGCAGAATGGGATGAGCTTCTCTTCATACAAAAAGGACAAGGGATTTTAAAAACCTTTGTAGGGGATTTGGAATTTGACAATGGAGATTATCTTATTATTCCTAGGGGAACGATTTATCAAATTCAGTTTAAGGATGAAGATAATATCATTTTCTTCTTAGAAAGCCAATCTCCTATATATACTCCTAAACGATACCGAAATGAGTTTGGTCAGTTATTAGAACATTCTCCATTCTGCGAAAGAGATTTTGTAGCGCCTACCTTGCAAGAAGCTAAGGATGAGGTAGGAGATTTTCTAATCAAAGTAAAGAAACACAATCAGATTACTGATATTACCTATGCCACTCACCCTTTTGATGTAGTAGGATGGGATGGCTATTTTTACCCTTATAAATTTAATATCCGGAATTTCGAACCAATTACCGGAAGAATACATCAACCTCCACCAGTGCATCAGACTTTTGAAGGGCATAACTTTGTAGTTTGTTCTTTTGTCCCTCGCCTTTATGACTATCATCCTTTGGCTATCCCAGCTCCCTATAATCATAGTAATATAGATTCGGATGAGGTTCTTTTCTATGTAGAAGGAGATTTTATGAGCCGAAATCATATCGATTTATGCGACTTTACCCTTCACCCAGGAGGCATCCCTCACGGGCCACATCCTGGAGCAATGGAAAGAAGTATAGGGCAGAAGAAAACAGAAGAATATGCTGTTATGGTAGACCCTTTTAGACCTTTAATGCTTACTGACGAAGCTTTGAAGGTAGAAGATGTAAATTATAAACACTCCTGGATAAAATAA
- a CDS encoding acetyl-CoA hydrolase/transferase family protein encodes MINYVSVEEAASLVQSGDRIFSHGSACTPNVVLKELARQASRLKNVEVVSITQQGDMEIAKPEYKDSFFVNSLFTSTPVRQAVNSDYGDYVPIFLSEIPVLFKEGYLPIDVAIVTVSEPDAHGYCTLGTSVDVARSAVDFAKKIIAVVNPKMPRTHGDGMVHVSKIDKFVWNDDDLLTINYAEKVTEVEMQIGKNVAELIDDRSTLQMGIGTIPDAVLQCLHNHKDLGIHTEMLSDGVIDLVLKDVVNNKYKGFHNNQSITSFCFGTRRLYNFVNDNPSIAFLDVQHVNYPINIMQNKKMHAINSAIEIDLTGQVCADSIGTFQFSGIGGQMDFMRGAALSEGGKPIMALTSRTKKGVPRIVPFLKQGAGVVTTRGHVHYVVTEYGVVNLYGKNLKQRAKALIEISHPDDREMLEKAAFERFNH; translated from the coding sequence ATGATAAACTACGTAAGTGTTGAAGAGGCGGCTTCGCTTGTTCAGAGCGGTGATAGAATTTTTTCTCACGGCTCGGCATGTACGCCTAATGTTGTATTAAAAGAGTTGGCAAGACAAGCCTCTCGCCTAAAAAATGTAGAGGTGGTTTCTATTACCCAACAAGGGGATATGGAGATTGCAAAACCCGAATACAAAGACAGCTTTTTTGTTAATTCTTTATTTACATCAACTCCTGTTCGTCAGGCAGTTAATTCAGATTATGGGGATTATGTTCCTATTTTTTTAAGTGAAATCCCTGTTCTTTTTAAAGAAGGATATTTACCTATTGATGTAGCGATAGTAACGGTTTCAGAACCAGATGCTCATGGATATTGTACATTAGGAACTTCTGTAGACGTAGCACGAAGTGCTGTAGATTTTGCAAAAAAAATTATTGCAGTAGTAAACCCTAAAATGCCTCGCACCCATGGTGATGGAATGGTACACGTAAGCAAAATTGATAAATTCGTATGGAACGATGATGATTTATTAACGATCAATTATGCTGAAAAAGTTACCGAGGTAGAAATGCAAATTGGTAAAAATGTAGCAGAGCTTATTGACGATAGATCTACTTTACAAATGGGGATAGGAACCATCCCAGATGCTGTATTACAGTGTCTTCATAATCACAAAGACCTAGGAATCCACACCGAAATGTTAAGTGATGGAGTAATTGACTTAGTTTTGAAAGATGTGGTAAACAATAAATACAAAGGTTTCCATAATAATCAATCAATTACCAGTTTCTGCTTCGGAACAAGAAGATTATATAATTTTGTAAACGATAATCCTTCTATTGCCTTCTTAGACGTACAACATGTTAACTATCCTATTAACATTATGCAGAACAAAAAAATGCATGCGATTAACTCTGCAATAGAAATAGATCTTACCGGTCAGGTGTGTGCCGATTCTATAGGAACTTTCCAGTTTAGTGGTATTGGAGGACAAATGGACTTTATGAGAGGAGCAGCCTTAAGTGAAGGTGGTAAACCAATTATGGCTCTTACTTCTCGTACTAAAAAAGGAGTTCCTAGAATTGTTCCTTTCCTAAAACAAGGAGCAGGTGTGGTGACTACCAGAGGACATGTACACTATGTGGTGACAGAGTATGGGGTAGTAAACCTTTATGGTAAAAACCTAAAACAAAGAGCAAAAGCTTTAATTGAAATTTCTCACCCAGATGATAGAGAAATGTTGGAAAAAGCAGCTTTTGAAAGATTTAACCATTAG
- a CDS encoding BlaI/MecI/CopY family transcriptional regulator, with the protein MKSLTPAEETLMHTLWNIDQGFLKDIMREYPDPKPHHNTVATVLKILVEKGFLKIKPFGRLHRYDVKVTKEQYYKQLLRLFIEEYYQNSPTLLLEEMLHQELLNLEDLKFYIDNKEISSDDEPKAPAKSLTKKKKVVVAKKEKTPVKEEKVQKKEKTEKVSKKEKEKKEKNKKKKKKEKESFDPKELFPDN; encoded by the coding sequence ATGAAAAGCCTTACCCCGGCAGAAGAAACCCTTATGCATACCTTGTGGAATATAGACCAAGGATTTCTTAAAGATATTATGAGAGAATATCCCGATCCTAAGCCACACCACAATACAGTGGCTACCGTATTAAAAATACTTGTAGAAAAGGGATTTTTAAAAATAAAACCTTTCGGAAGACTCCATAGATATGATGTAAAAGTAACCAAAGAGCAGTACTATAAACAATTGTTGCGACTCTTTATTGAAGAGTATTATCAAAACTCTCCTACCCTTTTGCTTGAGGAAATGCTTCATCAAGAGCTTTTAAACCTTGAAGACTTGAAGTTTTATATCGATAACAAGGAAATTTCCTCTGATGACGAACCTAAAGCTCCTGCAAAGTCTCTTACTAAAAAGAAGAAAGTAGTAGTTGCCAAAAAAGAAAAAACTCCTGTTAAGGAAGAAAAAGTTCAGAAAAAAGAAAAAACTGAAAAAGTTTCCAAAAAGGAAAAAGAGAAAAAAGAAAAAAATAAGAAGAAAAAGAAAAAAGAGAAAGAAAGCTTTGATCCTAAAGAGCTCTTCCCTGATAATTAA
- the lat gene encoding L-lysine 6-transaminase, with product MNTVKEILGRHILADGYDLVMDFEKSHGSWIVDKTSQTEYLDMFAMFASASVGYNHPYLLQHQEWLGKYATYKPTLSDIYLQEYADFMEVFERVVIPQELSYCFFIEGGALAVENALKTAFDWKTRKNWQKGNKTEASKVIHFQQAFHGRSGYTLSLTNTADPRKHQYFPKFNWPRIINPKLHFPITEESLSHTLELEAKALLHIQEVILANPHEIACIIIEPIQAEGGDNHFRVEFLQNLREICTENEILLIFDEVQTGIGITGEMFAYQKLGVTPDILAFGKKSQVCGILASKKKLDEVEHHVFQESSRINSTFGGNFVDMLRFKLILEIIEKDQLLAQVKATGEHLLKQLEKLCNRYPQHISNPRGAGLMCALDFSSPELRNQIRQKLLDDEKVIFLVCGEQSIRFRPHLNVSMEELNLAIKALDNQLSQL from the coding sequence ATGAACACTGTAAAAGAAATTTTAGGACGACATATTTTAGCCGATGGTTACGACCTGGTCATGGATTTTGAAAAATCCCACGGATCTTGGATTGTTGATAAAACAAGCCAAACCGAATACCTTGACATGTTTGCCATGTTTGCTTCCGCAAGTGTAGGCTACAACCATCCTTACTTATTACAACATCAAGAATGGTTAGGCAAATACGCCACCTATAAGCCTACCCTTAGCGACATTTACCTCCAAGAATATGCTGATTTCATGGAAGTTTTTGAAAGAGTAGTAATCCCCCAAGAGCTTTCTTATTGCTTTTTTATCGAAGGGGGAGCACTAGCTGTAGAGAATGCTTTAAAAACAGCTTTCGACTGGAAAACAAGAAAAAATTGGCAGAAGGGCAACAAAACGGAGGCCTCCAAAGTTATTCATTTCCAACAAGCTTTTCATGGTAGATCTGGATATACTTTATCTCTAACCAATACTGCTGATCCTAGAAAACATCAGTATTTTCCTAAGTTTAACTGGCCTAGGATTATCAACCCCAAACTTCACTTCCCTATTACGGAAGAAAGCCTTAGCCATACTTTGGAACTGGAGGCTAAAGCTTTGCTCCATATCCAAGAAGTTATCTTGGCTAATCCTCATGAAATTGCATGTATTATTATTGAGCCTATCCAAGCTGAAGGAGGTGATAACCACTTTAGGGTAGAATTCCTCCAAAATTTAAGAGAAATTTGTACTGAAAACGAAATTCTTTTAATTTTTGATGAAGTACAAACCGGAATAGGCATTACTGGAGAAATGTTTGCTTACCAAAAATTGGGGGTAACCCCCGATATTTTAGCCTTTGGAAAAAAATCTCAAGTTTGTGGAATATTGGCAAGCAAGAAAAAATTAGATGAAGTGGAACACCATGTCTTCCAAGAATCTTCTCGCATTAATTCTACCTTCGGGGGTAACTTTGTTGATATGCTCCGTTTTAAACTTATCCTAGAAATCATCGAGAAGGATCAACTTTTAGCCCAGGTAAAAGCAACAGGGGAACATCTTCTTAAACAATTGGAAAAACTTTGCAATCGCTATCCTCAGCATATTTCTAACCCTAGAGGAGCTGGACTGATGTGCGCTTTAGATTTTTCCTCTCCCGAGCTAAGAAACCAAATACGACAAAAACTTTTAGATGACGAAAAAGTAATTTTCTTAGTCTGTGGTGAACAATCTATTCGCTTTAGGCCTCATCTAAATGTTAGTATGGAAGAACTCAACCTTGCTATTAAAGCGTTAGACAACCAACTTTCACAATTATAA